One Fulvia fulva chromosome 8, complete sequence DNA window includes the following coding sequences:
- a CDS encoding Zn(2)-C6 fungal-type transcription factor afumD — protein MCSSADSGTRRAHRKSRGGCHECKRRRIKHCRYHVFADTRPRCDEARPSCAACVRHSHECVYGADHRPFSHKAPITRTHTAEPSPASSSMSTSASDAPACFTLTSTDLSLLHHWTRTASRTIVPTPHAHELWQDIFPHIGFKHPFVLHAILSLSALHLAEQDPAEHTTRHLHDAVQRHNEAVRGFQDTIRCLPDVSDGVCEALFACASINIVVVLCMYTHFGDQNDTDTDPAAREQRILGATWIPMIRGVQAVLEPTYDRVRLGPLAPMLHDAGWATLDPHQSPVPEDEHYRRLQSLWAFDSDRGMYDQTLHELRKCYIYTKEREARHGQLVHWADHPSCAGAMMWVQNTSDSFFARLNERRPAALLVFGYLGPILHLLENQGYWFLKTGGRKIVQVVSELLGPSWKSWMKWPREEVGLG, from the exons ATGTGCAGCTCCGCCGATTCGGGCACACGACGAGCACATCGAAAGTCCAGGGGTGGCTGCCACGAGTGCAAAAGACGCAGGATCAAG CATTGCCGTTATCATGTTTTCGCTGACACTCGGCCGCGGTGCGATGAGGCAAGACCAAGTTGTGCCGCATGCGTGCGACATAGCCATGAGTGTGTGTACGGCGCAGACCACCGGCCGTTTTCGCACAAAGCACCAATAACACGAACACACACTGCTGAACCATCGCCTGCATCCTCTTCCATGTCGACATCGGCATCAGACGCTCCTGCATGCTTCACATTAACCTCAACCGATCTTTCCCTCCTGCATCACTGGACGCGTACAGCCAGCCGGACCATCGTTCCTACACCCCATGCCCACGAGCTCTGGCAGGACATCTTCCCACACATTGGCTTCAAACACCCCTTCGTTCTGCACGCCATCCTCAGTCTCTCCGCCCTCCACCTAGCTGAGCAAGATCCAGCAGAACACACTACACGCCATCTCCACGACGCTGTCCAGAGGCACAACGAGGCGGTCAGAGGCTTCCAAGACACGATACGCTGTCTCCCAGACGTATCAGACGGCGTCTGCGAAGCACTGTTTGCCTGCGCCTCAATCAACATCGTCGTCGTGCTCTGTATGTACACTCACTTCGGGGACCAGAACGACACCGACACCGATCCCGCTGCTCGTGAGCAACGCATCTTGGGCGCTACGTGGATTCCTATGATTCGTGGAGTGCAGGCTGTGCTGGAACCGACGTATGATCGGGTACGACTGGGACCTCTGGCGCCTATGCTCCACGACGCAGGCTGGGCGACCCTGGACCCTCATCAATCTCCCGTGCCTGAGGATGAGCACTACCGTCGTCTGCAGTCGCTGTGGGCATTCGACTCCGATCGCGGGATGTACGACCAGACGCTGCATGAGCTTCGCAAGTGCTACATTTACACCAAAGAGCGTGAGGCGAGACACGGGCAGCTTGTGCACTGGGCTGATCATCCGAGTTGTGCGGGCGCGATGATGTGGGTGCAGAATACTTCTGATTCGTTCTTTGCACGACTCAATGAGAGGCGGCCGGCGGCGCTGCTCGTGTTTGGGTACTTGGGTCCTATACTGCATTTGTTGGAAAATCAAGGGTATTGGTTCCTCAAGACAGGGGGTCGGAAGATTGTGCAGGTTGTCAGTGAACTTCTTGGCCCGTCGTGGAAGAGCTGGATGAAGTGGCCCCGGGAAGAGGTTGGTCTTGGATGA
- a CDS encoding Glutathione S-transferase omega-like 2 has translation MIRSARRIEQLTKHITRTTQARAFMANSENKKDILNWVDPKDKSGEFKRQTSVFRNWISKDPKAEFPAEKDRYHLYVSYACPWAHRALIVRKLKGLEDFLPFTSVHWEMLDKGWRFATKDENEPGANTTPDPLHPEYTHLRQIYFDMDSNYSGRFTVPTLYDKKQNKIVNNESSDIIRMFYTVFDDVLPEKYRKVDLLPADLKDEIEAANEWTYNDINNGVYKSGFATTQEAYEKAVTTLFKSLDKAEEHLATSPGPYYHGDRITEADVRLYTTIIRFDAVYVQHFKCNIRDIRSGYPALHKWVRELYWKVPAFGETTEFKHIRNHYTKSHKQINPFSITPVGPEPYILPLDDEVPAAKAAKK, from the exons ATGATCAGGTCTGCTCGAAGGATAGAGCAGTTGACGAAACACATTACCAGGACCACGCAGGCAAGAGCATTCATGGCGAAC TCCGAGAACAAGAAGGACATCCTCAACTGG GTTGATCCTAAGGACAAGTCGGGAGAGTTCAAGCGACAGACTTCCGTCTTCAGGAATTGGATTTCGAAAGACCCTAAAGCAGAGTTCCCAGCCGAGAAGGATCGTTACCATCTTT ATGTCTCTTATGCCTGTCCATGGG CCCACCGAGCGTTGATCGTTCGAAAGTTGAAAGGCCTCGAAGACTTCCTGCCCTTCACATCGGTGCATTGGGAGATGCTAGACAAGG GCTGGCGCTTCGCCACAAAAGATGAGAATGAACCAGGCGCAAATACCACCCCAGACCCACTCCATCCAGAATACACCCACCTCCGACAAATCTACTTCGATATGGACAGCAACTACAGCGGCCGCTTCACAGTCCCAACCCTCTACGACAAGAAGCAGAACAAGATCGTCAACAATGAGTCCTCCGACATAATCCGTATGTTCTACACAGTATTTGACGACGTCCTTCCCGAGAAATACCGAAAGGTAGATCTTCTCCCAGCCGATCTCAAGGACGAAATCGAGGCTGCGAATGAATGGACTTACAACGACATCAACAACGGTGTCTACAAGAGCGGCTTCGCGACCACGCAAGAAGCGTACGAGAAAGCTGTCACAACCTTGTTCAAATCCCTCGACAAGGCGGAAGAGCATCTCGCGACCTCGCCTGGACCGTACTACCACGGTGACCGCATCACCGAGGCTGATGTACGCCTCTACACGACAATCATCCGCTTCGATGCAGTCTATGTCCAGCACTTCAAGTGTAACATCAGAGACATTCGAAGTGGCTATCCTGCTCTTCACAA ATGGGTTCGCGAGCTTTACTGGAAAGTGCCAGCTTTCGGCGAGACAACCGAGTTCAAGCATATTCGCAATCACTACACCAAGAGCCACAAGCAGATCAACCCGTTCTCGATTACGCCGGTGGGCCCTGAGCCGTATATTTTGCCGTTAGATGATGAGGTTCCGGCAGCTAAGGCGGCGAAGAAGTGA
- a CDS encoding Ribose-5-phosphate isomerase → MLSRFQTTLRATTHYLSHSTNTPVSRATPRWPQPYRYFPHHTRPFTSTTTTMSTDPTASITARLADRSLSTIESAKRKAAYRAVAEHFSPTMRFVGIGSGSTIIYGVEAIKDALAANPPPPGHMNWFVPTGWNSRKVIEAAGLTPIAFDSLPADTLLEVAFDGADEVDEELNCIKGGGACLFQEKLVACRAKKFVCIADYRKDQSRLLTQWPTIPIEIAPIAYASVLRELRALGSPAPVLREHTLSKTGPVQTDQSFYIVDAPFKQLLTSKDLAAGKDGSGKDGVWDVDTLARTIKGIAGVLEVGLFHGINGIQAQALGLQGGQKPVAVYFGLEDGEVEVKRYSELEQTASA, encoded by the coding sequence ATGCTATCCAGGTTTCAAACAACCCTCCGAGCCACGACACACTACCTCTCGCACTCCACCAATACCCCTGTCTCTCGAGCGACACCTCGCTGGCCTCAACCCTATCGGTACTTCCCTCACCACACTCGCCCTTTCACCTCAACCACCACCACAATGTCCACCGACCCCACCGCCTCAATCACCGCCCGCCTCGCCGACAGATCCCTCTCCACCATCGAATCCGCCAAACGCAAAGCCGCCTACCGCGCCGTCGCCGAGCACTTCTCCCCCACCATGCGCTTCGTCGGAATCGGCAGCGGATCCACAATCATCTACGGCGTCGAAGCCATAAAAGACGCCCTAGCCGCCAACCCTCCCCCCCCCGGCCACATGAACTGGTTCGTGCCGACAGGCTGGAACTCGCGCAAAGTCATCGAAGCCGCCGGCCTCACACCCATCGCCTTCGATTCCCTGCCTGCTGATACACTATTGGAGGTAGCGTTTGACGGCGCGGACGAGGTGGATGAGGAGTTGAATTGCATCAAGGGCGGAGGGGCCTGTCTCTTTCAGGAAAAATTGGTAGCCTGCCGCGCGAAGAAATTCGTCTGTATAGCAGATTACCGCAAGGACCAGTCCCGGCTTTTGACACAATGGCCCACAATCCCCATCGAAATCGCACCCATCGCCTACGCGTCCGTCCTCCGCGAACTGCGCGCCTTGGGATCGCCCGCGCCGGTGTTGAGGGAACACACCTTGTCTAAGACGGGGCCAGTACAGACGGATCAGAGTTTTTACATTGTGGATGCGCCGTTCAAGCAGCTGTTGACGTCGAAGGATCTGGCGGCGGGGAAGGACGGGTCGGGGAAGGATGGGGTATGGGATGTTGATACGTTGGCGAGGACGATAAAGGGGATTGCGGGAGTGTTGGAGGTGGGGTTGTTTCATGGGATCAATGGTATACAGGCACAAGCGCTGGGGCTGCAGGGAGGGCAGAAGCCGGTGGCGGTGTACTTTGGTTTGGAGGACGGGGAGGTCGAGGTGAAGAGGTACAGCGAGCTGGAGCAGACGGCATCCGCATAG
- a CDS encoding OTU domain-containing protein 3, whose protein sequence is MGEEFPILGGIGLYAAEIRGDGNCLFNALSDQLYGHQNEHAAIRSRVIDYMREHASYYKQFIDVHPGGGTRRNPKRKNAGAYSSPANFTPPTSADIDRVFDSHLLSMARGGTYGDNMEITAFSSAFDYDVKIYQRDFAYMVSGSQGGDTSRPVAHIAYHAWEHYSSIRNLDGPHTGMPHVLPKALTPEEEQRQREKLAQAPHVLPWMIDVVEKSIPWIADKATIKRAIEAAKGNIDNAVSALLDAEGDNSSSSQHENSSVERDHNSDDDMHDGPNKKQDRRMSRASRAQREQGSHSRHALSQLSNYDGSQESVGSYDSEASSQPESIQYCRDSRPNTHLPADAGIKKEESLGTSTPPSDIPAKPQPRLKLLPPKPPDPSQQRVGKTKQRQQGPSASQSKALKKQAQKAARKERHQADSKKERTQSPSKLGISLRASGMTETPPVVDTMRTLYI, encoded by the exons ATGGGCGAAGAATTTCCGATCTTGGGCGGTATAGGGTTGTACGCTGCTGAGATTCGAGGTGATG GCAACTGCCTCTTCAACGCTCTCTCCGACCAACTGTACGGTCACCAGAATGAGCACGCCGCCATTCGCTCGCGTGTCATAGACTACATGCGTGAACATGCCTCATACTACAAACAGTTCATCGACGTACATCCCGGTGGAGGCACGAGACGGAATCCCAAGCGGAAGAATGCTGGAGCCTACTCGTCACCAGCGAACTTCACACCCCCGACCTCTGCCGATATCGATCGCGTCTTCGACAGCCACCTGCTGAGCATGGCGAGAGGTGGAACATACGGAGACAACATGGAGATCACGGCCTTCTCTTCGGCCTTCGACTACGATGTGAAGATCTACCAACGAGATTTTGCCTATATGGTGTCAGGTAGTCAAGGTGGGGACACATCACGACCAGTAGCACACATTGCATACCATGCTTGGGAACATTATTCATCCATACGGAATCTTGACGGACCTCACACTGGCATGCCCCACGTATTGCCGAAGGCCTTGACGCCCGAAGAAGAGCAGAGACAGAGAGAAAAGCTTGCACAAGCACCTCACGTGCTCCCGTGGATGATCGACGTGGTGGAGAAGTCGATCCCTTGGATAGCGGACAAAGCGACCATTAAGCGTGCCATCGAAGCTGCCAAGGGTAACATCGACAATGCCGTCTCGGCTCTACTGGATGCGGAGGGAGATAACAGCTCATCGTCGCAGCACGAGAACTCGAGCGTCGAGCGTGACCACAACAGTGATGACGACATGCATGATGGGCCGAACAAGAAGCAAGACAGACGTATGAGCAGAGCATCACGAGCTCAAAGAGAGCAAGGCTCGCACAGCCGCCACGCTCTATCACAACTGTCGAATTATGATGGCAGTCAAGAGTCTGTCGGCAGCTACGACTCGGAAGCGTCGAGCCAGCCGGAGTCAATACAGTACTGTCGTGACAGCAGACCTAACACACATCTGCCTGCCGATGCTGGTATCAAGAAGGAGGAATCGCTAGGCACATCTACGCCGCCGTCAGACATACCTGCTAAGCCTCAACCGCGGTTAAAGCTCCTGCCACCAAAGCCACCCGATCCATCACAGCAACGAGTCGGCAAGACAAAGCAGAGGCAACAAGGCCCGTCTGCATCACAGTCGAAGGCACTGAAGAAGCAAGCTCAGAAAGCAGCTCGCAAAGAACGCCACCAGGCCGACTCGAAGAAGGAGCGCACACAAAGTCCATCAAAGCTGGGCATTTCGTTACGTGCTAGCGGCATGACCGAGACACCTCCAGTCGTCGACACAATGCGGACGCTCTACATATGA
- a CDS encoding D-amino-acid oxidase has translation MPSNIVVLGAGVSGLTTACLLAKNGKHNITIISKHMPGDYDIEYASPWAGANYLPMPPPAPTLIDKSVAKPGSPSESYERNTWPELERLARDMPESGIHFQDTYIYRREKDRGTPVEDWFKELMRPNAWFKDVVPNYKNLPPSECPPGSDGGTSFTSVCINTALYLPWLTSQCLKLGVKVRRGVVSHIADAAKLHHSGRPADLIINATGLSSLKLGGVQDKNLYPARGQIVLVRNDPGNFMGSTSGTDDGPDEAVYIMHRAAGGGCILGGCLQKDNWESQVDPNLATRIMKRAIELCPQLVPEGRGIEALDVIRHGVGLRPMRTGGIRIEKEVIGGVPVVHNYGHGGYGYQTSFGCAQAAEKLVKEALEGMTESEAEKIGRVQALVSKL, from the exons ATGCCCTCGAACATCGTCGTTCTCGG CGCTGGAGTGTCGGGGCTCACAACAGCATGCCTCCTGGCGAAAAATGGCAAGCACAACATCACCATCATCTCGAAACACATGCCCGGTGACTACGACATCGAATATGCTTCACCCTGGGCTGGAGCGAATTACTTGCC CATGCCGCCTCCTGCACCAACGCTGATTGACAAAAGTGTCGCCAAGCCAGGCTCGCCGTCGGAATCCTACGAGCGCAACACATGGCCAGAACTAGAGAGGTTGGCAAGAGATATGCCAGAATCTGGCATTCACTTTCAAG ATACATACATCTACCGGAGAGAAAAGGATCGAGGAACACCGGTGGAAGACTGGTTCAAGGAGTTGATGCGCCCCAATGCTTGGTTCAAGGACGTCGTGCCAAAC TACAAGAACCTACCACCATCTGAGTGCCCACCTGGCAGCGACGGTGGGACCTCATTCACATCAGTCTGCATCAACACAGCCCTATACCTACCCTGGCTCACATCCCAATGCCTCAAGCTCGGAGTCAAAGTACGCCGGGGCGTCGTCTCGCACATCGCGGACGCAGCGAAACTCCACCATTCCGGCAGGCCAGCAGATCTGATCATCAACGCCACTGGCTTATCATCCCTCAAGCTCGGCGGCGTGCAAGACAAGAACCTCTACCCGGCGCGAGGCCAAATCGTGCTAGTCCGTAACGACCCAGGAAACTTCATGGGCTCCACGTCAGGCACAGACGACGGCCCCGATGAAGCTGTCTACATCATGCACCGTGCCGCTGGCGGAGGCTGCATTCTCGGTGGATGCCTCCAGAAAGACAATTGGGAGAGTCAAGTCGATCCGAACCTCGCGACCAGAATCATGAAGCGGGCCATCGAGCTCTGCCCGCAGCTCGTGCCTGAAGGCAGAGGTATTGAAGCGCTGGATGTCATAAGACATGGTGTTGGACTGAGACCGATGCGGACCGGAGGCATCAGGATTGAGAAGGAGGTTATTGGTGGTGTGCCGGTCGTGCATAATTATGGGCATGGTGGCTATGGGTATCAGACCTCGTTTGGCTGTGCTCAGGCAGCAGAGAAGCTCGTTAAGGAGGCTTTGGAGGGTATGACCGAGTCTGAGGCGGAGAAGATTGGGCGTGTGCAGGCGCTGGTGTCGAAGCTGTGA
- a CDS encoding NEDD8-activating enzyme E1 regulatory subunit has product MKRSHSAMANSQEGPPPPPLQDVPTAKEKKYDRQLRLWGTAGQIALEETHILLINNGSGVTGVEALKNLVLPGIGHFTILDSGIVSEADLGVNFFLHDASLGKYRAEETVKLLQELNPDVKGHAITEPIETWASNQDALKPYTLIVVAAPIDPAILYNIQNASIGVPIFYIHSVGFYSQFSVSLPPDFPIVDTHPDPTATTDLRLLTPWQALSDFARQQTTNMDKMNGEEFAHIPYVCLLLHYLEEWKTTHAGKLPLEYKEKTEFRNLVRTGSPSEENFDEACAAVLKSLNPPTPERKVLEILNAPEAQQITVTSAPFWVIANAVSQFYQQHNELPLPGAVPDMKARSNTYIELQNIYKAKAREDANEVLKIVRQTEQRVGRSVAIDEKEVDNFCKGAAHIALVRGSPFKIAQAGKAISFGGRAKGLTNQLQDPESMIHLYLSFQAWDEFVAFHTTIAKEIGGEGLRIPGAGEAVDWEEHAFNLFELAMRLMDNIINQAGTRVESPRYDQVHEKIRKTCTELARAGGAELHNIASLSGGLIAQEVIKVITKQYVPINNTCVFDGITSKTGVFEI; this is encoded by the exons ATGAAGAGATCACATAGCGCCATGGCCAACAGTCAGGAGGGCCCACCTCCACCTCCACTGCAAGACGTGCCTACCGCCAAGGAGAAGAAGTACGATCGGCAGTTGAGACTTTGG GGAACTGCTGGCCAAATCGCTCTTGAAGAGACACACATCCTCCTCATCAACAACGGCTCCGGCGTCACTGGCGTGGAAGCACTCAAGAACCTCGTACTACCCGGCATCGGCCACTTCACCATCCTCGACTCTGGCATCGTCTCGGAAGCAGATCTCGGCGTCAACTTCTTCCTGCATGATGCATCGTTGGGCAAATATCGCGCTGAAGAGACGGTCAAGCTGCTGCAAGAGCTGAACCCAGATGTCAAGGGACATGCCATTACAGAGCCAATCGAGACATGGGCATCGAATCAGGATGCCCTCAAGCCATACACTCTCATCGTCGTGGCGGCACCCATCGATCCTGCTATCCTCTACAACATCCAGAACGCGTCAATTGGCGTACCAATCTTCTACATTCACTCCGTCGGGTTCTATTCGCAGTTCTCTGTCAGTCTGCCGCCGGACTTCCCAATCGTCGACACCCATCCCGATCCCACCGCCACGACCGACCTACGACTGCTCACGCCATGGCAGGCTCTTTCAGATTTCGCGAGACAACAGACTACGAATATGGACAAGATGAACGGAGAGGAGTTCGCGCACATTCCCTACGTGTGCTTGCTGCTGCACTACCTCGAAGAGTGGAAGACAACACATGCTGGCAAGCTGCCACTGGAGTACAAAGAGAAGACAGAGTTCAGGAATCTGGTCCGGACAGGAAGTCCCAGCGAAGAGAACTTCGACGAGGCATGTGCTGCCGTGCTCAAGTCGCTGAACCCGCCGACGCCGGAACGCAAAGTGCTCGAGATCTTGAATGCACCAGAAGCTCAACAAATCACAGTAACATCTGCTCCATTCTGGGTCATTGCGAACGCAGTATCGCAATTCTACCAGCAGCACAACGAACTTCCGCTGCCAGGTGCAGTGCCTGACATGAAGGCTAGATCCAACACCTACATAGAGCTCCAAAACATCTACAAGGCCAAGGCACGAGAGGATGCGAATGAGGTCCTCAAGATTGTGCGGCAGACCGAGCAACGTGTGGGTCGTTCGGTTGCGATCGACGAGAAAGAGGTCGACAACTTCTGTAAAGGCGCCGCACACATCGCTCTCGTCCGCGGCTCGCCATTCAAGATCGCACAAGCTGGCAAGGCCATCTCTTTCGGTGGCCGTGCCAAGGGCTTGACAAACCAGCTACAAGACCCCGAGAGCATGATCCACCTCTACCTCTCCTTCCAGGCCTGGGATGAGTTCGTAGCTTTCCACACTACCATAGCGAAGGAGATCGGCGGAGAAGGTCTGAGGATTCCGGGCGCTGGCGAAGCCGTCGACTGGGAAGAACACGCCTTCAATCTTTTCGAGCTTGCCATGAGGCTCATGGACAATATCATCAACCAAGCTGGTACCCGAGTCGAGAGCCCACGCTACGATCAAGTCCACGAGAAGATCAGGAAGACCTGTACGGAGCTTGCTCGTGCTGGTGGTGCTGAGCTGCACAATATCGCTTCTCTGAGTGGTGGACTCATTGCTCAAGAGGTGATCAAGGTCATCACAAAGCAGTACGTGCCCATCAACAATACTTGCGTGTTCGATGGCATTACGAGCAAGACTGGGGTCTTTGAGATTTAG
- a CDS encoding NAD(P) transhydrogenase, mitochondrial, with protein MWPGCRPLRPYCATLQAQKSSRRRLVCAFNQTRLLFDSPRCRQNAASAGASQPAPQSQVPIPPNATKKVEEKQAKPVKAIPYSELTIGVPLEVRTNEKRVAITPTNAKLLIKKGFKAVLVEQGAGFQAQFSAHEYEEAGATLVNASRVWYDSDIVLKVRPPRLRSTTLSPNNFIQGFREGGVMISILQPNIERNKKIVDELVRKKVTSFAMDQIPRITRAQQFDVLSSMANIAGYKAVLEASNHFGRYLTGQTTAAGKVPPCKMLVIGAGVAGLSAITTAKRMGAIVRGFDTRSAAREQVQSLGGEFIEVSVKEDGSGSGGYAKTMSKEYHEAQLKLFMEQAKEVDIIITTALIPGKPAPILITEEMVAAMKPGSVIVDLAAENGGNCEVTVPGELVQRDGVTVIGYTDLPSRLPTQASTLYSNNITKYLLSMSPKEGHFGIDLNDEVVRRSIVTHEGELVPPLPPVAPPPAPAVKPVEVKEDIVALTPWQKTTREVATVTGAMGTALALGKMTGPIFMGNLFTFSLTGLIGYRVVWGVAPALHSPLMSVTNAISGMVGIGGFFIMGGGYLPQTLPQILGAASVLLAFVNVSGGFVISKRMLDMFRRPTDPPEYPWLYAVPAAVFGGGFLVASATGMAGLVQAGYLASSMLCIGSLTGLASQATARTGNLLGMLGVGSGVLASLAAVGFSPETLIQFVGVAGVGSILGALIGRRITPTELPQTVAALHSVVGLAAVLTSIGSVMAAISHLDMLHMVTGYLGVLIGGVTFTGSIVAFLKLAGRMSSRPTVLPGKHLINSALLGTNIATMGAFCMFAPGAPLIAATCLGVNTALSFAKGYTTTAAIGGADMPVVITVLNAYSGFALVAEGFMLNSPILTSVGSLIGVSGSILSYIMCVAMNRSLTNVLFGGIATAPANTNQKIEGEITKTTVDETVQTLKDAQKVVIVVGYGMAVAKAQYPIADIVAMLRTMNVEVVFAIHPVAGRMPGQCNVLLAEASVPYDIVLEMDEVNEAGFDDVDLTLVIGANDTVNPIAYEPDSPIAGMPIINAYKSKQVIVMKRGMGSGYADLPNPMFYAPNTKMLFGDAKTSCDAIKSALDAAR; from the exons ATGTGGCCCGGTTGCAGGCCATTGAGGCCTTACTGCGCAACGCTGCAGGCTCAAAAGTCATCCCGACGGAGACTTGTTTGCGCCTTCAACCAGACTCGATTACTGTTCGACTCGCCACGATGTCGACAGAACGCCGCCTCCGCTGGAGCGTCTCAACCTGCGCCACAGAGTCAGGTGCCCATTCCCCCAAATGCCACGAAGAAAGTGGAAGAAAAGCAAGCCAAACCAGTAAAGGCCATCCCATACAGTGAACTTACGATTGGTGTTCCCTTGGAAGTCCGCACTAATGAGAAGAGAGTCGCCATAACTCCTACCAACGCCAAGCTGTTGATCAAGAAAGGCTTCAAAGCAGTTCTCGTTGAACAAGGTGCTGGCTTCCAAGCACAGTTTTCGGCCCATGAGTATGAGGAAGCTGGTGCGACCCTGGTCAATGCTAGCCGAGTATGGTACGACAGCGACATTGTGTTGAAGGTGCGGCCACCTAGGCTCAGGAGTACCACCCTCTCGCCAAACAATTTCATCCAAGGATTCCGAGAAGGTGGTGTAATGATCAGCATTCTGCAACCGAACATCGAGCGTAACAAGAAGATCGTCGATGAGCTGGTGAGAAAGAAGGTCACTTCTTTTGCCATGGACCAGATTCCTCGCATTACGCGAGCTCAGCAGTTCGATGTACTCAGCAGTATGGCCAACATTGCTGGATACAAGGCTGTCCTCGAGGCGAGCAACCACTTTGGACGATATTTGACTGGTCAGACGACAGCAGCTGGAAAAGTGCCACCCTGCAAGATGCTAGTAATTGGTGCTGGAGTCGCAGGTCTCAGCGCAATAACTACCGCAAAGCGAATGGGCGCCATCGTTCGAGGATTCGATACGAGGTCCGCTGCCCGAGAGCAGGTCCAGTCCCTTGGGGGCGAGTTCATCGAAGTCAGTGTCAAAGAAGATGGCTCGGGATCCGGAGGCTATGCGAAGACGATGTCCAAGGAATATCACGAGGCTCAGCTGAAGCTCTTCATGGAGCAAGCCAAGGAAGTTGACATCATTATCACGACTGCCTTAATTCCGGGGAAGCCAGCGCCAATCTTGATTACGGAGGAAATGGTCGCAGCTATGAAGCCTGGATCCGTGATCGTTGATCTTGCTGCTGAGAACGGTGGCAATTGTGAGGTCACTGTACCTGGTGAACTTGTCCAACGGGATGGTGTGACAGTCATCGGATATACTGATCTGCCTTCTCGTCTGCCGACTCAAGCTTCGACATTGTATTCCAACAACATCACGAAGTATCTGCTGTCCATGTCACCGAAAGAAGGGCACTTTGGCATCGACCTCAATGATGAAGTGGTTAGGCGGTCGATCGTGACACATGAAGGAGAATTGGTACCGCCGTTGCCTCCAGTGGCTCCACCCCCGGCACCAGCTGTGAAGCCTGTCGAGGTCAAGGAAGATATTGTAGCGCTCACTCCATGGCAGAAGACTACCAGAGAGGTGGCCACCGTCACTGGTGCAATGGGAACTGCTCTCGCGCTTGGAAAGATGACTGGACCGATTTTCATGGGCAACTTGTTCACTTTCTCCTTGACAGGTCTGATCGGCTACCGTGTCGTCTGGGGAGTGGCACCAGCCCTTCATTCTCCTCTGATGTCCGTCACCAACGCCATCTCTGGGATGGTAGGAATTGGAGGGTTCTTCATCATGGGCGGTGGTTACCTACCACAGACTCTACCCCAAATTCTCGGTGCCGCATCCGTGCTTCTGGCATTCGTCAACGTCTCAGGCGGCTTCGTTATTTCGAAGAGAATGCTGGACATGTTCCGAAGACCAACTGATCCACCGGAGTATCCTTGGCTTTACGCCGTACCGGCAGCAGTCTTTGGTGGCGGCTTCCTGGTGGCTTCAGCGACCGGAATGGCAGGTCTCGTCCAGGCTGGATACTTGGCCAGCTCCATGCTGTGCATCGGCTCCCTGACCGGTCTAGCATCACAAGCCACAGCCCGAACCGGTAACCTACTCGGCATGCTCGGTGTCGGATCCGGCGTCCTAGCCTCCCTCGCCGCCGTTGGCTTCTCCCCAGAAACCCTCATCCAGTTCGTCGGCGTAGCAGGTGTAGGCAGCATCCTCGGCGCCCTGATCGGCCGCCGCATCACACCCACCGAACTTCCCCAAACAGTCGCAGCCCTCCACTCCGTCGTCGGTCTCGCCGCAGTCCTCACCAGCATCGGCTCCGTCATGGCCGCCATCTCCCACCTCGACATGCTCCACATGGTCACCGGCTACCTCGGCGTCCTCATTGGCGGCGTCACTTTCACAGGCTCAATCGTCGCCTTCCTCAAACTCGCCGGCCGCATGTCTTCCCGCCCGACTGTCCTCCCCGGCAAACACCTCATCAACTCTGCCCTCCTCGGCACGAACATCGCCACCATGGGCGCTTTCTGCATGTTCGCCCCTGGCGCCCCTCTCATCGCTGCTACGTGTCTCGGCGTCAACACCGCGCTCAGCTTCGCCAAGGGCTACACCACCACAGCAGCAATCGGTGGCGCGGACATGCCCGTCGTCATCACAGTGCTGAACGCATACTCGGGCTTCGCCCTCGTCGCTGAAGGCTTCATGCTCAACTCCCCAATCCTCACAAGCGTAGGCTCCCTCATCGGCGTCAGCGGCTCCATCCTCTCCTACATCATGTGCGTCGCCATGAACCGCAGCCTAACCAACGTCCTCTTCGGCGGCATCGCCACAGCCCCAGCCAACACCAACCAAAAGATCGAAGGCGAAATAACGAAAACCACCGTCGACGAAACCGTACAGACCCTCAAAGACGCGCAGAAGGTCGTGATCGTGGTTGGTTACGGCATGGCAGTGGCCAAAGCGCAGTACCCCATCGCGGACATCGTAGCAATGCTCAGAACCATGAACGTCGAAGTCGTCTTCGCCATCCACCCCGTGGCAGGCCGCATGCCGGGACAATGCAACGTCTTGCTAGCCGAAGCTTCCGTGCCCTACGACATTGTGCTGGAAATGGATGAAGTGAACGAAGCAGGTTTCGATGATGTTGATCTAACGTTAGTCATTGGGGCTAATGACACGGTGAATCCCATTGCGTATGAGCCTGATAG TCCTATCGCCGGCATGCCCATCATCAACGCGTACAAATCCAAACAAGTCATCGTCATGAAGCGTGGTATGGGGAGTGGATACGCTGACTTGCCGAACCCCATGTTCTATGCGCCGAACACGAAGATGCTGTTCGGGGACGCTAAGACGAGTTGCGATGCTATCAAATCGGCGCTGGATGCTGCGAGGTAG